The following coding sequences lie in one Rutidosis leptorrhynchoides isolate AG116_Rl617_1_P2 chromosome 4, CSIRO_AGI_Rlap_v1, whole genome shotgun sequence genomic window:
- the LOC139841839 gene encoding agamous-like MADS-box protein AGL11 has protein sequence MGRGKVELKRIENPTNRQVTFSKRRDGLLKKSIELSILCDAQVALIVFSPSGKPYYYSSHDMDSTIRRYRNEKGLQNTTSHGVTTVEVLKNEMDEMKKTIDTLETKHRHLLGEDIMTLWMKELKQLERQLRIGVDRVRAKKWRLLSEQVGALKRNHKTLQEENSILQKKIKLHELLNEGDENSGLDSFKLNKAA, from the exons atgggAAGAGGTAAAGTTGAGTTGAAGAGAATTGAGAACCCAACAAACAGACAAGTGACCTTCTCAAAAAGAAGAGATGGTTTGCTTAAAAAATCAATTGAACTCTCTATTCTTTGTGATGCTCAAGTTGCTCTTATTGTTTTTTCTCCATCTGGCAAACCTTATTACTACTCTAGCCATGA CATGGATAGTACTATCAGGAGGTACCGAAACGAAAAGGGTCTACAAAATACGACTAGTCACGGAGTTACAACTGTCGAG GTTTTGAAGAATGAAATGGATGAGATGAAGAAAACTATTGACACACTGGAAACAAAACATAG GCATTTGTTAGGAGAAGATATAATGACATTATGGATGAAAGAACTGAAACAACTCGAACGCCAATTGAGAATTGGAGTTGATCGTGTACGCGCTAAGAAG TGGCGTCTTTTATCAGAGCAAGTAGGCGCATTGAAGAGAAAT CATAAAACTTTGCAGGAAGAAAATAGCATTCTGCAGAAAAAG ATCAAGCTGCATGAGCTACTGAATGAGGGCGATGAGAACTCAGGGTTGGATTCATTTAAGTTGAATAAAGCTGCATGA
- the LOC139841840 gene encoding uncharacterized protein, whose translation MTHLGHNCPKDPYLGIFDSCEASLDPPSLIENFKNNHTFKKGGWSGDKARVNHEKMLKLKEKYPERSDEVIMLEVLGKRRGYRRGVGKTLPGSASTSSSSSTCQTRRPPPPGSENPLLKEAVYDTFAFNNMAIPPQWQSFFPTPNQTQETEGEDEGDDDEDMEESGASQSESDEENEDEAR comes from the exons atgacccatttgggtcataattGTCCCAAAGACCCGTATTTAGGTATTTTTGATTCGTGCGAG GCCTCTCTGGATCCTCCGAGTCTTATCGAAAACTTCAAGAACAACCACACTTTTAAGAAAGGTGGATGGAGTGGGGATAAAGCTAGGGTGAACCAC GAAAAAATGTTGAAATTAAAAGAAAAATATCCGGAAAGGAGTGATGAAGTCATTATGTTGGAAGTTTTAGGCAAACGTCGCGGGTACCGTCGCGGAGTGGGTAAAACGTTACCCGGATCGGCTagtacatcatcttcatcatcaacttgtCAAACAAGACGACCACCACCACCGGGTTCCGAAAACCCATTGCTAAAGGAAGCGGTATACGATACTTTTGCCTTTAACAATATGGCAATCCCGCCCCAATGGCAATCTTTTTTCCCAACCCCCAATCAAACTCAAGAAACCGAAGGTGAAGACGAaggtgatgacgatgaagacatggAAGAAAGTGGTGCGTCTCAAAGCGAAAGTGATGAAGAAAATGAAGATGAAGCAAGGTAA